The following proteins come from a genomic window of Nostoc sp. ATCC 53789:
- a CDS encoding Uma2 family endonuclease, translating to MAASVEHGLNNSASIPPLESGDRLTRYEFERRYTAMPNKKAELIEGVVYVASPLRFRSHGLPHGNLIIWLGNYKVSTPGVELGDNATVRLDLDNEPQPDVLLLIDKPARGQAYISKDDYIEGAPELVAEVAASSASIDLYDKKRAYRRNGVQEYIVWQTLENKLDWFCLQNGEYLPLVADADGVIKSRIFPGLWLAVTSLITGDMTKVLAVLQQGLNSQEHAEFVECLA from the coding sequence ATGGCGGCTTCTGTAGAACATGGCTTAAATAATAGCGCTTCCATCCCTCCCTTAGAAAGTGGCGATCGCTTAACCCGCTACGAATTCGAGCGTCGTTATACAGCAATGCCTAATAAAAAAGCAGAATTAATCGAAGGAGTCGTCTACGTGGCATCACCACTGCGTTTTAGAAGTCATGGTTTACCTCATGGAAACTTAATTATCTGGTTAGGGAATTACAAAGTTTCTACCCCAGGCGTAGAACTAGGCGATAATGCTACCGTGCGCTTAGATTTAGACAATGAACCACAGCCTGATGTTTTGCTGTTGATAGATAAACCAGCCAGAGGACAGGCATATATCAGTAAGGATGATTATATAGAAGGCGCACCGGAATTAGTAGCAGAAGTGGCAGCGAGTAGTGCATCTATTGATTTGTACGACAAAAAACGCGCCTACCGTCGCAATGGAGTGCAAGAATATATCGTCTGGCAGACTTTAGAGAATAAACTCGACTGGTTCTGTTTGCAAAATGGTGAATATTTGCCACTTGTAGCAGATGCAGATGGTGTAATTAAAAGTAGGATATTTCCAGGCTTGTGGTTAGCTGTTACATCGTTAATTACAGGGGATATGACGAAAGTTTTAGCAGTGCTGCAACAAGGGTTAAATTCACAAGAACACGCGGAGTTTGTTGAGTGTTTAGCTTAG
- a CDS encoding SDR family NAD(P)-dependent oxidoreductase, whose amino-acid sequence MEIQGKVALITGASRGIGRAIALELAQVGIKRLILVARDRQKLVEVANEIEAMGTETAIVPLDLTQTIEVNIAVAQLWRNFGQIHLLVNCAGVAYQSSFLQSKMPQVQEEISVNLLGMYNLTSLIARRMVSQRQGTIVNVSSLMGKVAAPTMATYSATKFAILGFTQALRQELAEHNIRVIALLPTLTDTDMVRDLKLFRWVIPMTPQQVAKALVAGMQNDSPEILVGWQSHLAVLCQRLAPWFLELILRIATPPAPRKQQPAERLNKLIPKLNFLTRIHRFGDLFLSRT is encoded by the coding sequence ATGGAGATTCAAGGTAAAGTTGCTCTGATTACAGGGGCTTCGCGTGGGATTGGACGAGCGATCGCTCTTGAGCTAGCGCAAGTTGGCATCAAGCGACTGATATTAGTAGCACGGGATCGCCAAAAGTTAGTTGAGGTAGCTAACGAAATCGAGGCGATGGGAACCGAAACTGCGATCGTGCCATTAGATTTGACTCAGACTATTGAAGTAAATATCGCTGTTGCCCAACTGTGGCGCAATTTCGGACAGATTCACCTGCTGGTTAATTGTGCGGGTGTCGCATACCAAAGCTCGTTTTTGCAATCTAAGATGCCTCAAGTTCAAGAAGAAATTTCTGTGAACTTGTTAGGGATGTACAACCTCACGAGTCTGATTGCTCGACGTATGGTCAGCCAACGGCAAGGGACAATCGTCAATGTATCGAGTCTGATGGGGAAGGTGGCTGCACCGACGATGGCGACTTACTCAGCTACCAAGTTTGCCATCTTAGGATTCACCCAAGCCTTGCGCCAAGAACTAGCTGAACACAATATCCGAGTGATTGCATTACTGCCTACCCTCACAGACACAGACATGGTGCGCGACTTAAAATTATTTCGCTGGGTGATCCCCATGACTCCGCAGCAAGTAGCCAAAGCACTCGTCGCTGGTATGCAAAATGATTCACCAGAAATTCTAGTCGGGTGGCAGAGTCATTTAGCCGTATTGTGTCAACGCCTTGCCCCTTGGTTCTTAGAGCTAATTTTACGAATCGCAACTCCGCCAGCGCCAAGAAAACAACAGCCTGCTGAAAGACTCAACAAGCTGATCCCGAAACTGAATTTTTTGACGAGAATCCATCGTTTCGGTGATTTGTTCTTGTCAAGAACATGA
- a CDS encoding Rpn family recombination-promoting nuclease/putative transposase produces the protein MKTDSIFYRIFQSLPSTFFELINQPPSLASAYQFSSVEVKQLAFRIDGVFLPDTPELPIYFAEVQFQLDKKIYSRLFAEIFNYLDKTELTNNWRGVVIFPNRSVDTGDTERYAELLNSQRVTCVYLNELSSIPTSSIGIETVKLIIEPESTATTKAIEIVNSARKEILNAAQQREIIQLIETILIYKLPRLSREEMGKMFGLSELKQTKFYQEVFEEGKEEGKEEGKLEGKLEGKLEGKLETIPQLWALGLSIEQIAQALGLDEEVVRQAVQPKS, from the coding sequence TTGAAAACAGACAGCATATTTTATCGCATCTTTCAAAGCTTACCCAGCACCTTCTTTGAACTCATTAACCAACCGCCGTCACTAGCCAGTGCTTACCAATTTTCATCAGTTGAAGTCAAACAACTGGCATTTAGAATTGATGGTGTATTTTTACCTGATACTCCAGAATTACCGATTTATTTTGCTGAGGTGCAATTTCAACTCGATAAAAAAATTTATTCCCGTTTATTCGCCGAAATCTTTAATTATCTCGACAAAACTGAATTAACTAACAATTGGCGGGGTGTTGTCATCTTCCCCAATCGCAGCGTTGATACTGGAGATACAGAGAGATATGCAGAATTACTGAACTCACAACGAGTGACTTGCGTTTACCTAAACGAGTTAAGCTCAATTCCCACATCATCAATCGGGATTGAGACAGTCAAACTAATCATCGAACCAGAATCAACTGCGACAACGAAAGCTATAGAGATTGTCAACAGCGCCCGAAAAGAAATTCTCAATGCCGCCCAACAGAGGGAAATTATACAATTAATAGAAACGATATTAATCTACAAATTGCCGCGCTTGAGCCGGGAGGAGATGGGAAAAATGTTCGGATTAAGTGAGTTAAAGCAAACTAAATTTTACCAAGAAGTTTTTGAAGAGGGTAAAGAAGAGGGTAAAGAAGAAGGCAAGTTAGAAGGAAAGCTAGAAGGGAAACTAGAAGGCAAGCTAGAAACAATACCTCAGCTATGGGCGTTAGGATTGAGTATTGAACAGATAGCCCAAGCGTTAGGTTTGGACGAAGAAGTTGTTAGGCAAGCTGTACAACCGAAATCTTGA
- a CDS encoding glycosyl hydrolase family 57: MLSFPTTLSSLPEIIDGLPNISGWETEVLSVVNHDQPVFLPTTNIRLEDVNAVFAIALHMHQPTIPAGNGGTLISNLQYMFEHPNEGDNHNADPFAYCYSRMGDLIPELVSQGCNPRVMLDYSGNLLWGLRQMGRGDVLDNLKRITCDRNYQPYVEWLGTMWGHAVIPSTPIADIKLHIVAWQHHFAAIFGWEALARVKGFSPPEMHLPNHPDALFEFVKALKECGYRWLLVQEHSVETLTGQSLTHKHLPHRLIARNSQGETISITALIKTQGSDTKLVAQMQPYYEAKTLSKQQIGSVFVPPIVSQIGDGENGGVMMNEFPSAFKQAWRDMVNNGGGKSGVVGMCGTEYLEFIEAAGCKPEDYPTCQPVGQHQIWERVSPDNCQPEAVENAIQELKQINSNFHLDGASWTNHISWVKGYENVLSPMYQLSSSFHQKFDQLQQLNSTEPVTRQSHYRNLLLHNLLLQTSCFRYWGQGAWTDHAREIYQRGENLLQMN, encoded by the coding sequence ATGCTTTCCTTCCCTACTACTCTCAGCAGTTTGCCCGAAATCATTGATGGCTTGCCGAATATTTCTGGTTGGGAAACAGAGGTTCTCTCTGTAGTTAACCACGATCAACCAGTATTTTTACCAACAACAAATATCCGCTTAGAAGACGTAAATGCTGTGTTTGCGATCGCCTTACACATGCACCAGCCAACTATACCTGCTGGAAATGGCGGTACACTGATCAGCAATCTGCAATATATGTTTGAACATCCCAACGAGGGGGATAACCATAATGCAGATCCTTTTGCATATTGTTACAGCCGTATGGGAGACTTGATCCCCGAACTTGTAAGTCAAGGTTGCAATCCCCGTGTGATGTTGGATTACTCAGGTAATCTTTTGTGGGGATTGCGGCAAATGGGACGCGGTGATGTTCTCGATAACCTCAAACGGATCACTTGCGATCGCAACTATCAACCTTATGTAGAATGGCTGGGTACAATGTGGGGTCATGCAGTTATTCCTTCCACACCCATAGCAGATATTAAATTACATATCGTTGCATGGCAACATCACTTTGCAGCAATTTTTGGCTGGGAAGCACTAGCACGAGTCAAAGGCTTTTCGCCTCCAGAAATGCACCTCCCCAATCACCCTGATGCTCTCTTTGAATTTGTGAAAGCGCTGAAAGAGTGTGGATATCGCTGGCTACTCGTTCAAGAACATTCTGTAGAAACTCTTACTGGTCAATCTCTGACTCATAAACATTTACCACATCGTCTGATTGCCCGCAATTCTCAAGGCGAAACTATTAGCATCACAGCCTTAATTAAAACTCAAGGTTCGGATACTAAATTAGTTGCACAAATGCAGCCTTATTATGAAGCTAAAACTTTATCCAAACAACAAATTGGTAGTGTTTTTGTGCCACCAATAGTTAGCCAAATTGGAGATGGTGAGAACGGCGGTGTGATGATGAATGAATTTCCTAGTGCTTTTAAACAAGCTTGGCGGGATATGGTCAATAATGGGGGAGGAAAATCAGGTGTTGTTGGAATGTGTGGTACAGAATATTTAGAATTTATCGAAGCTGCTGGATGCAAACCTGAAGATTATCCAACTTGTCAGCCAGTGGGACAACATCAGATTTGGGAGAGAGTTTCACCAGATAATTGCCAACCCGAAGCTGTAGAAAATGCGATTCAAGAATTAAAGCAAATAAACTCTAATTTTCATCTAGATGGAGCCTCATGGACAAATCATATCAGTTGGGTGAAAGGATATGAGAATGTGTTGTCTCCTATGTATCAATTAAGTAGTTCATTCCATCAAAAATTTGATCAATTACAGCAACTTAATTCAACAGAACCTGTTACCAGACAATCTCACTATCGTAACCTTCTACTACACAACCTTTTGCTGCAAACCAGTTGTTTTCGTTATTGGGGACAAGGTGCTTGGACTGATCACGCACGGGAAATTTACCAACGTGGCGAAAACTTATTGCAGATGAATTGA
- a CDS encoding malic enzyme-like NAD(P)-binding protein, translating into MATLTPNSSFSLTLRLQIPNRVGMLASVTQAIATTGGNLGQIDLIEQTRKESTRDITVDAASTEHAETIVQAVKALPDIKLLSVYDRTFNLHRGGKISITSRIPLKSVSDLAMAYTPGVGRICTAIAQDPEEVYKLTIKQNTVAIVTDGSAVLGLGNLGPAAALPVMEGKAMLFKEFAGLDAFPICLATQDTEEIIQTVKNIAPVFGGVNLEDIAAPRCFEIEKRLREELDIPVFHDDQHGTAIVTLAALFNSLKLVNKAMAEIRIVINGAGAAGVAIARLLRKAGAEKIWMCDSKGIISTSRADLTEEKLEFAVKAQGTLAGAMQGADVFIGVSAPGVLTPEMVHSMAKDPIVFAMANPIPEIQPELISKDVAVIATGRSDYPNQINNVLAFPGVFRGALDCRAKTITTTMYLEAANAIASLVKPSDLDREHIIPSVFDERVVNAVAAAVQQAARQEGIAQN; encoded by the coding sequence ATGGCAACCCTAACTCCTAATTCTAGTTTTAGTTTGACACTGCGCTTGCAGATTCCCAATCGTGTAGGGATGTTAGCGTCAGTAACCCAGGCGATCGCAACCACTGGCGGCAATCTCGGTCAAATTGATTTAATCGAGCAAACCCGCAAAGAGTCCACCCGCGATATTACCGTTGATGCTGCTAGTACCGAACATGCTGAAACCATTGTGCAAGCAGTGAAAGCATTACCAGATATCAAGTTACTCAGTGTCTACGATCGCACCTTTAATTTGCATCGCGGTGGCAAAATCAGCATTACTAGCAGAATTCCTTTAAAGAGTGTATCCGACCTAGCAATGGCTTACACGCCTGGAGTCGGTCGAATTTGTACAGCGATCGCTCAAGATCCAGAGGAAGTTTACAAGTTAACCATCAAACAAAACACTGTTGCTATTGTTACCGATGGTAGTGCCGTTTTGGGATTGGGAAATCTTGGCCCAGCTGCTGCTCTGCCAGTCATGGAAGGCAAGGCAATGCTATTCAAGGAATTTGCGGGGCTAGATGCTTTTCCCATCTGTCTGGCTACCCAAGATACAGAAGAGATTATCCAGACAGTTAAGAATATCGCGCCAGTTTTTGGGGGTGTGAATTTAGAAGATATCGCTGCACCTCGCTGCTTTGAAATTGAAAAGAGATTGCGCGAAGAGTTAGATATCCCCGTTTTTCATGACGATCAGCATGGTACGGCCATTGTCACCTTAGCAGCCTTGTTTAACTCTCTAAAACTGGTAAATAAGGCAATGGCAGAAATCCGCATCGTGATTAACGGTGCTGGGGCGGCGGGAGTAGCGATCGCACGGTTACTCCGTAAAGCTGGGGCAGAAAAAATCTGGATGTGCGACTCTAAAGGGATTATCTCTACCAGTCGTGCCGATTTGACAGAAGAAAAACTCGAATTTGCCGTGAAAGCTCAAGGTACCTTAGCGGGTGCGATGCAAGGGGCAGATGTATTTATTGGAGTCAGCGCACCAGGAGTTTTGACACCAGAAATGGTGCATTCAATGGCGAAAGATCCAATTGTGTTTGCAATGGCAAATCCCATTCCAGAGATTCAGCCAGAATTAATTAGTAAAGATGTTGCTGTTATCGCCACCGGTCGCAGTGATTACCCCAATCAAATCAATAACGTCCTAGCTTTTCCTGGGGTATTCCGTGGTGCTTTAGATTGTCGAGCAAAGACAATTACCACCACAATGTATTTAGAAGCCGCAAATGCGATCGCTTCTTTAGTCAAGCCCTCAGATTTGGATCGGGAACATATTATTCCTTCAGTCTTTGATGAGCGAGTCGTCAATGCTGTTGCTGCTGCTGTACAACAAGCAGCGCGTCAAGAAGGTATCGCCCAGAATTAA
- a CDS encoding alpha/beta hydrolase, translating into MKKFLRYLGLGLLSTFLTSTPGLAAERISFFYPPFGEFSLSVDSLETFAKVGKIDQDFSFYASRATPQQLAQLRDLLQQRFNITPTLVSQVTYSPIGEEVVQQLGKLLLTESRQNGFYAIRASLILAAADREGLTVVNLLRKFPSNTVRVNFTEGLRIVDDLSQLLKKKDEVVASLQKEAIAQAANSTVDFSKQPDLRSPGKFRWLKKSLELNDISRSRRLPIDIYLPTTQNSEPTDQNSPSPPFPLIVISHGLASDRSTFVYLAEHLASYGFAVAVLEHPGSNAKRFQQYFAGLASPPEPEEFINRPLDIKYLLDELQRLEKSDPTLHGKLNFQQVGAIGQSFGGYTVLTLAGATINFEQLRQECNPNYSSFNLSLLLQCEATKLPQKNYELKDDRIKAIMAINPIDSLVLGESGISQIKMPVMLIAGSQDIFAPPVFEQIRPFTWLSDPNKYLALIENATHFSAIAEPTPENDILPVPPALLGPDRDAVYSYLNALSVAFMETHLLNRPEYRSYLQPSYATFISKEPLNLSILQSLSVAQFNQIWSASIPQSGKLSNPQPTPR; encoded by the coding sequence ATGAAAAAATTTCTGAGATACCTGGGTTTAGGTTTGCTATCTACCTTTTTGACTTCTACTCCCGGATTGGCAGCTGAACGCATTAGCTTTTTTTATCCTCCCTTCGGCGAATTCTCGTTGTCGGTGGACTCGCTAGAAACTTTTGCGAAAGTTGGGAAAATCGATCAAGATTTTTCATTTTATGCTAGCCGTGCTACTCCTCAACAACTCGCTCAACTGCGGGATCTGCTCCAGCAAAGGTTCAATATCACTCCTACTTTAGTATCTCAAGTCACTTACTCACCCATCGGCGAGGAAGTAGTGCAACAACTAGGAAAATTACTCCTCACTGAGTCTCGACAGAATGGCTTCTATGCCATACGCGCCTCTTTGATTTTGGCTGCTGCCGATCGCGAGGGTTTAACAGTGGTGAATTTGCTGCGGAAATTTCCTAGCAATACTGTGCGGGTGAATTTCACAGAGGGGTTAAGGATAGTTGATGACTTGTCACAATTGCTCAAGAAAAAGGATGAAGTTGTAGCTTCTCTTCAAAAAGAAGCGATCGCTCAAGCAGCCAATTCAACTGTTGACTTCTCAAAACAACCAGATTTGCGATCGCCAGGAAAATTCCGTTGGCTGAAAAAAAGCCTGGAGTTAAATGACATTTCTCGCTCACGCCGTCTACCGATAGATATCTATTTACCTACAACTCAAAACTCAGAACCCACAGATCAGAATTCTCCGTCTCCTCCCTTTCCCCTGATTGTCATTTCTCATGGTCTTGCTTCAGACCGCTCTACCTTTGTCTACCTGGCAGAACATCTAGCATCTTATGGTTTTGCTGTTGCTGTACTAGAACACCCTGGTAGTAATGCCAAACGTTTTCAGCAATACTTTGCGGGTTTAGCAAGTCCACCAGAACCAGAGGAATTTATCAATCGACCTTTGGATATAAAGTATCTCCTCGATGAACTCCAGCGTCTAGAAAAATCTGATCCCACTCTCCACGGAAAACTCAATTTTCAGCAAGTTGGGGCGATTGGTCAGTCTTTTGGTGGTTATACTGTTTTGACTCTAGCAGGAGCAACGATTAACTTTGAGCAACTGCGCCAAGAATGTAATCCCAATTATTCATCCTTTAATTTGTCGCTGTTGTTGCAGTGTGAAGCAACTAAGTTACCCCAAAAAAATTATGAACTCAAAGACGATCGCATCAAGGCAATCATGGCGATTAATCCCATTGACAGCTTAGTTTTGGGTGAGAGCGGAATCAGTCAAATTAAAATGCCTGTAATGCTGATAGCAGGTAGTCAAGATATTTTTGCCCCACCTGTATTTGAGCAAATTCGCCCCTTCACCTGGCTTTCTGATCCCAATAAGTACCTGGCTTTGATTGAAAACGCCACCCACTTTTCAGCGATCGCAGAACCTACTCCTGAAAATGATATCTTACCTGTGCCACCTGCCTTACTGGGCCCCGATCGTGATGCTGTTTATTCCTATCTCAATGCCCTCAGCGTCGCTTTTATGGAAACCCATCTCCTCAACCGCCCTGAATACCGTTCCTATTTGCAGCCATCTTATGCCACATTTATCAGCAAAGAGCCGCTTAATCTAAGTATTTTACAGTCTTTATCAGTAGCTCAATTTAATCAAATCTGGAGTGCGTCAATTCCCCAGTCAGGCAAACTATCAAATCCTCAACCTACCCCGCGTTAG